A genome region from Funiculus sociatus GB2-C1 includes the following:
- a CDS encoding ligand-binding sensor domain-containing protein codes for MAFLSRRIGLFISATLLSVSLPLWGIIQSQHTNNSRVLAQQPVEIDRGDDLRTYPPSSAPPGRRPLPPERRRQEATPLPADFRITALQPGYTGSLWVGSWQSLTRINPSTGNILARISLPNYTIGAIAQDRVGRVWVGTYEGLVRVDPRSNEVTAQNFTLPSNRVLSLLIDRRGYLWVGSDRGLAMISPDQGLLMTTLQKLPGVSANALTLDREGHLWVGTLEGLVRINTANAFILKRVKDIPGTTVQALTLDSDGKIWAGTPNSLLVIDPKTGDVLRSVTPLRGRNVTSVRFAQDRSVWVGTDNGLLRLNPTTGAVLDQVANLPSSRILSLAADVSNKLWVGTSEGLAWISLTTGRVTPHLAFVRGEDNEQVFTP; via the coding sequence ATGGCATTCTTGAGTAGGCGTATTGGTTTGTTTATCAGTGCCACACTGCTTTCTGTGAGCCTGCCACTGTGGGGAATCATCCAATCACAGCACACCAATAATAGCCGCGTACTGGCTCAGCAACCCGTCGAGATAGACCGGGGAGACGACCTCCGCACCTATCCACCATCATCAGCACCACCTGGACGCAGACCCTTGCCTCCGGAACGCCGACGACAAGAGGCAACCCCTTTGCCAGCAGATTTTCGCATCACCGCCTTGCAGCCTGGGTATACTGGCAGTCTCTGGGTTGGTTCCTGGCAGAGTTTAACGCGGATTAATCCCAGCACTGGCAACATTTTGGCGCGAATTAGTCTGCCCAACTACACCATCGGCGCGATCGCCCAAGACCGAGTAGGACGAGTTTGGGTAGGAACCTATGAAGGGCTGGTACGGGTAGACCCTCGTAGTAATGAAGTAACAGCGCAGAATTTCACCTTACCTTCTAATCGGGTATTGTCGCTGTTAATTGACCGTCGGGGCTATTTGTGGGTAGGAAGCGATCGCGGTCTTGCCATGATCAGTCCCGACCAGGGATTACTGATGACAACGTTACAAAAGTTACCCGGAGTATCTGCTAACGCCCTCACCCTAGATCGAGAAGGTCATCTGTGGGTAGGAACACTTGAAGGGTTAGTGCGAATAAATACCGCCAACGCCTTTATCCTCAAGCGAGTGAAAGATATCCCAGGCACCACAGTACAAGCCCTCACCCTAGATTCCGACGGGAAGATTTGGGCAGGAACGCCCAACAGTTTGTTAGTCATTGACCCCAAAACAGGTGATGTGTTGCGTTCTGTAACCCCACTGCGGGGGCGCAACGTTACCTCTGTGCGCTTTGCACAAGATCGCAGTGTTTGGGTAGGTACAGATAACGGTCTGCTGAGATTGAATCCCACTACTGGCGCTGTCTTGGATCAAGTTGCCAACCTCCCTTCTAGCCGGATTCTTTCTCTAGCAGCTGATGTCAGTAATAAGTTGTGGGTAGGAACCAGCGAAGGACTGGCTTGGATCAGTTTGACAACCGGGCGCGTCACACCGCATTTAGCCTTTGTTCGTGGCGAGGACAACGAGCAAGTGTTCACTCCGTAG
- the panB gene encoding 3-methyl-2-oxobutanoate hydroxymethyltransferase codes for MAITTQQLIQWKQQQRPIVTLTAWDYAIAQLLDAAGVDIILVGDSLGMVALGYETTLPLTLDEMIHHASAVCRGVNRALVMCDLPFLTYQESSQQAIHSAGRILKETGAQAVKMEGGYPAMVETIARVVQAGIPVMAHVGLTPQSVHQLGYRQQGKTPEAGEKILLEAIALEQAGAFAVLLEHIPSQLALQITQKLSIPTIGIGAGVHCDGQVLVTADLLGLSSRQPPFAKSYANLRETITQAVQEFSGEVRSRQFPSPPP; via the coding sequence ATGGCAATCACCACCCAGCAATTAATCCAGTGGAAACAGCAACAGCGTCCAATTGTGACGCTGACAGCTTGGGATTATGCGATCGCGCAACTATTAGACGCAGCTGGGGTGGATATCATCCTAGTGGGAGATTCGCTAGGGATGGTGGCGCTAGGATATGAAACAACGCTCCCATTAACGCTAGATGAGATGATACACCATGCCTCAGCGGTGTGTCGCGGTGTCAACCGGGCGTTAGTAATGTGCGATTTACCGTTTTTGACTTATCAAGAAAGTTCCCAACAAGCGATTCACTCAGCGGGAAGAATTTTGAAGGAAACGGGCGCTCAAGCGGTGAAAATGGAGGGAGGATATCCGGCAATGGTAGAAACTATTGCTAGAGTCGTGCAAGCTGGGATTCCGGTGATGGCTCATGTAGGTTTAACGCCGCAATCGGTACATCAGCTAGGCTACCGACAACAGGGGAAAACACCAGAAGCAGGTGAGAAGATTTTACTTGAAGCGATCGCTCTTGAACAAGCTGGTGCCTTTGCCGTTTTGTTGGAACATATCCCCTCCCAGTTAGCGTTGCAGATTACTCAAAAGTTGTCGATTCCTACCATTGGGATTGGTGCTGGCGTTCACTGCGATGGACAGGTACTCGTCACCGCCGATTTACTAGGGCTTTCCTCTCGACAGCCGCCCTTTGCCAAATCTTACGCCAATCTGCGAGAAACAATTACCCAGGCAGTACAAGAGTTTAGCGGTGAAGTGCGATCGCGTCAATTTCCATCGCCGCCACCTTAA
- a CDS encoding mechanosensitive ion channel family protein, with protein MRSKSDWAIRPKALASLAGSILLAGWVVSPVQAQTPLPQNLQLPIPSLPLNDSQSNVVAGCIRLDGRCLFQVAAPKSELPARIQDIQQRLENISNQYLQDDAAKLQVEIAKQNNLPVIVVNDQPVLTVTQPDANLQGADLDTRAQKVRESLQEGLIRAKQEREPQFITRSSAIAGSLILGMVVASWSLERWRKRSQIRLAASASPPTGHPVTTQLTQQQKGNLQEVQRRLYQLAQGGIWGGGGLIILGLFPYTRIVQVLALSALQVPLLVGIVGLGTYVVIRLSYVLTDRFAAALANSYLLTPEASRRVQLRVSTISAVTKSITTLGCIGIGILVALTTLGVNIAPLLAGAGLVGVAVSLASQNLIKDAINGFLIIVEDQYAVGDVIAVGDVGGLVEYINLRITQVRDAEGRLITIPNSEIKIVANLSSNWSRADLNIPVAYDTDVDQALKLIDDIAQQMSRDPIWLQQILEAPQVLGVDNFGERGVIIRVWIKTQPLKQWDVAREFRRRLKVAFDEAGVPIPLPQQEIWFNQSLPVKAQMDGHESKILIR; from the coding sequence ATGCGTTCTAAATCTGATTGGGCGATTCGCCCAAAGGCATTGGCAAGTCTAGCTGGATCAATTCTGCTCGCTGGGTGGGTAGTATCTCCAGTTCAGGCACAAACCCCACTGCCGCAGAATTTGCAACTGCCTATTCCCAGCTTGCCGCTGAATGACTCGCAAAGCAATGTAGTTGCTGGTTGCATCCGTTTGGATGGTCGCTGTCTGTTTCAAGTCGCAGCACCAAAATCCGAGTTACCAGCGCGGATTCAAGATATTCAGCAGAGATTGGAAAATATTAGCAACCAATATTTGCAGGATGATGCCGCTAAACTGCAAGTTGAGATCGCAAAGCAAAATAATTTGCCAGTTATTGTTGTCAACGATCAACCTGTGCTGACGGTTACACAACCGGATGCGAACCTACAAGGGGCAGATTTGGATACACGGGCCCAAAAGGTAAGAGAATCGTTGCAAGAGGGTTTGATTCGGGCGAAACAGGAACGAGAACCCCAGTTTATAACTCGATCTAGCGCGATCGCTGGTAGTTTAATTTTGGGGATGGTGGTGGCTAGCTGGAGTCTAGAACGTTGGCGCAAGCGATCGCAAATACGGTTAGCAGCATCCGCTAGTCCCCCAACAGGTCATCCAGTTACCACCCAACTGACTCAACAGCAAAAGGGAAATTTACAAGAAGTTCAGCGCCGTCTGTATCAACTGGCTCAAGGCGGCATTTGGGGCGGTGGAGGGCTGATTATCCTGGGTTTGTTTCCCTACACCCGCATAGTCCAGGTTTTAGCCCTCTCTGCCCTACAAGTTCCTTTGCTGGTGGGGATTGTCGGACTGGGTACTTACGTGGTAATTCGTCTGTCCTACGTCCTGACTGACCGATTCGCCGCTGCTTTAGCCAATAGTTATTTACTCACCCCAGAAGCCTCTCGCCGCGTGCAACTGCGAGTTTCTACCATTTCTGCCGTCACCAAAAGCATTACCACCCTCGGCTGCATCGGGATTGGCATCTTGGTTGCCCTGACTACCTTAGGAGTGAATATTGCCCCCTTGCTGGCTGGTGCTGGCTTAGTTGGCGTTGCCGTGTCTCTTGCCTCCCAAAACCTGATTAAAGATGCGATTAACGGCTTTTTAATCATCGTAGAAGACCAGTATGCAGTCGGCGATGTCATCGCTGTAGGAGATGTCGGCGGCTTAGTGGAATACATCAATCTGCGAATTACCCAAGTCCGCGATGCTGAAGGGCGATTGATCACGATTCCCAACAGCGAAATCAAAATCGTTGCCAACCTTTCCAGCAACTGGTCGCGGGCTGACTTAAATATCCCTGTTGCTTACGACACTGATGTGGATCAGGCGTTGAAGCTGATTGATGATATTGCCCAACAAATGAGCCGCGACCCGATTTGGCTACAGCAAATCTTGGAGGCACCCCAAGTGCTGGGAGTTGATAATTTTGGAGAACGGGGCGTAATTATCCGCGTTTGGATTAAAACCCAACCCCTGAAGCAATGGGACGTAGCGCGGGAGTTTCGCCGCCGCCTGAAAGTTGCTTTTGATGAGGCTGGCGTGCCGATTCCGTTACCTCAGCAGGAGATTTGGTTTAACCAATCTTTACCAGTCAAAGCTCAGATGGATGGACACGAATCTAAAATACTGATCCGGTAG